tcaaaataacaaaatctTCATACCTGGATGCAAGGCTTTTTCTTTTTACTCATCGTGGATGCAAGGCTTGCAAGCTGCAATCCATGCACCATTCATAGTGCCTCTATACATTTTGTTCATAACCGTCATATTGTTAAAAATGTTCCACTTTTTACATGACTATTCCTAAAGTCACACATATGAACGATTATAATTGGTTGATATCGTAAAACTTGTAACATGTgtcaaaattaaactcaattaaAACATAAACATGCTAATGCTATCCCACTAAAGTTTAATTACAACAATTTAACTATTAACAAACCAAATTCCCAGAACCAGAttattaagataataataaaataaaaaaactaacaaataTTGCCGAAAGCTTACGCAGTGGTTTCTTGACCGCCGCCTTGAGTTCCAGTACTCACAAAGACACCGGCGGGTTTTCCGGCAAGTTTCTGCCCCTGCCACAAACTTCCAGTAGAATCAAAGAAAGCCTTCATTTGCGCAGCCATGGAGCCATACCTAGTTGGAAACCCAAACAAAACACCATCGGCAGCGGGAAGCTCCTCCGGCGTAATCACCGGAATAGTTTCATCCTTAGGCGATGCTTTAACCTGATTCAAGACCTCAATCGACAATGTCTCAGGCACTCTGTACAAAACCCCTTCAACACCATCGACAGCGTCGACGCCTTGCTTCAACCTCTTCGCCAACCCTTCTACGTGACCGTACATTGAATAGAACACGATGAAGACCTTCAGTTTGACATCGGTTAGAACTGACGGTGGTTCTTGGATTGAGTCGTCGGATTCTGTGGTGGTTATCGGCGGAGATTCTTCGGTTACAGCCGGTACTCTTTTCTTGCTGGGAACACAGCCTCTTCCTTTTCCcatattaagaagaaaaaaagggaaagaaaatTGGAAATGTTAAATgtgaaatgtgaaattaaattcTACTTGAACTGAATAGAAATGGAAGCATCCAAAATTTGGgagtgattttgatttgttttttcttcagaATTTCAGAGATGAGACTGAGACTACAGACCCTTTTTTTTTTAGCAAATGATTGGTAGCGTCACTGGGGTGGGATCactcaaatgaaaaaaatacacGTCATCAACCCAGCCTAATCGAAACGGCCACGCTTTTCGCTTTTTGCGTACGTTAATTCACAAATTTACTTCTTCATTGGTTGGAGATGCggttaaaaatcattttttctttctctcttaatcaaatatatactaACTAAAAATCTATTCCTCTATGCTTTTCATCTattcttatagcattatttTCATTGCACAAACGCTCTCTTCTTTAGTGCtcataaaaaatcttaaaattgtaagtttaatttttactaTGGCATCTACATAATTTCAACTTGCAACAAAATTTTTAATCCAGATTCAACCTCTGTTTTTTCTTTAAGCTTTgaatatttatactaataacAAGGGTGTGTAAAATATATGGTTAATTGAACCATTAATAAGTTGAATTTGACTGtactaaaaaaatcaaacatattaaatgtttaatgaattaaatcgtatatttataataaatcagttaattaaatttaattattttaatctcaattaagatttaaaaaaaattgaaattgatttttctcgaaaaaatattgaaactctttttgaaaaaaaattaaaatcattttttgaaaaaaaattaaatcattttattttgattttttttttaaaataattgaaactttcttctaaaaaaatcttctccaaaaatttttgaaaaataatcgAAATCTttttacatctttttttttttaaatccaaatttttgtttgaaaatttcaaaattattttcccaaagaactaatttaaaataattttttattaaaaatttatttaaaatattaaactaatttatatttataaatcaattttcaaatcagTTTAGAACTGAATTTGATTTgagaatgattttaaaaaactacTAAACCTACAATTGGTTATTGAATAAGAAAGACTATGAAAACCACCTCACAAAATGGTAGTGGGTGGTTGGTTCTATCATTTCTTTAATAGTGAAGGAACCAAATATAAACTTATTTACAAATTACTAAtgagttataaaaaaattcatatattctcaatctaatttttttatttgaaaaaaaaaaattgccttGAAAGTTATCTAGTGTAATGCTTTTTGTTGGGATATGATGATATTGGGCTTGGTAAACTAAAGTCCAATCggaaacaagttggatgaggtcaaaagaaactaaaaataacTCATTATTATTGGCCCAAATGAAACCTgaaaagaatataattatatgacgattgttcatctcataactcatCTTTATTCACAATTAGCAAAATGTATTATCGGATTCACGCTTCTAGTAGTgtatttatccttttttttaacttataaaaCCTACTATAGGGTAAAACAACGCATTTCTTGAGGGACGACAAGCCATTtcctaattatatatatttatttcactAAAACCAAGTCTAGTTAATTTATTGGCttgataataaattattggATGGGTTTGGCATAAACGTCACTATCGTTCACTTTGAGATAGAAAGCACACAAGTCTTGTATGGGCGCGGAATGTGAATGGATCGGAAATGGTAAAAAGTCCGCAAATCCTCCAAGGTGTGAAATTGGCCTGCTAATGCCTTTCTTGTGTAAAGATTTCTCAATGGGGAATTTAATAGTaacaatctattttttttttatgaagtgTTTGTATATACATAACTTGTAAAGAAAGTAGGAAAGAGAATATTGGTCttacattataaaaataatgtttttcatCACCAATCAGGACTTCAAATTACTACCTCACCCTACATAGTATATAAATCCACTTTTACTTACGATTAATGGGCCTAATAAGTCAATTAAACGCATGCATATAcgattattcaaatttaaaaaaaaagagtttagtAACCGTGTCTTGTTGAGGATTAAATACTATACTATGGTTTAGGCCCGACATCATCATAACGTGTAAACCTTACTGTCCTTATCCTTCGTTGCCTGAATTGCTTATATAATTTCCCTTTCTATTTTCTCGCCTTCACGTGTTTCCTTAAATTTCAGGGAAATTGTATTGACCAAAAACATTTTAAGGGAATTTTTTAGTACAACCCCTACActcaaataaaagtaaaagtatgattaaagaaaatttatgtaattggtttaaaatttgtaacaaatacatcaatttttttattctccttttgtttatatttgaaattGGAATGAGTATCTTGGAGTTTTGTTGGATAATGATACCCACAACACAAGACAAagataattcaaaattaaatttaattaaatatgaaaactTGATGTGGCATTAAATGATTGAAGAAGAGAGTTAGATAGTCAATTCTAAAAATAACATTACGAatatatttatcatcatataataaaacacCATTGTAAAATGTCCACATTGAAAATAAATAGCTATTGAATATTACTTTGCAGTAGAAATCACATATGAACTCGCTATTATAGTTGCGAAGGATTCCTCCATAAGCTGACGAGCCATCAATATGTGTGTAAGCAACATCAACATTCATCTTCACAACCCTCACAATGAGTTTAATCCATGCTTTTTGACTATGGTTAATAAAGTTTTACTTCAGAACCTTGATTTTGATCAAAGAGTTATGAATAAAGTCAACTTGGTTAGAAATGTAATGTCAAAAATTACTCTCTATCTTTGTACTTTGGGAGAAAATCGAAGAGTTTTGATATTTTCATAGTTTATTAACCACCATATCAAAGAACATTTTCCATGCCCACAAGATGTTTCCAATGTGGATGTGAGTAAGATTTTACTAAAGCCAAGCGTAAGTACCAAAGCTACAAAATTTACTCCAAAATCAAGGCTTAATAACTTTATTCCATAACAATTGGACTTCTTCATAATCATTCACAGCGTGCATAAAGGTCTTAGGTAGAGACAATGTTGACGAAGATCTTTAAATGTCATGTTTCTATGACATCTCTTAGCATTTGTCAAGAGTTTATTGTGTGTCATCTTCCAAAGCATTGTCGTAACACGAAAAATTAAGGAAAAGTTACCACTAGTGTTAAATTTGTAAAAAGTTAGTATTACTTTACAAATTTAACCTTATTaggaaattgatttttttcttatataatatttcttataagttaaaaaaatgtaaCGTAATTAGgagtatgttacaaaataaatgattaatacaattaaatattGCAAACAATCTTACAAAAAGAGACAATGAAAAACCTCATGataatcttatatttaagaaTGGATTGAGTATTTAACTAATTAGTCGACATCTACGTTTTTAAGTGAAGTAAAGGACAATAAGAGATAAAATTCTCTCATATTTCCAACTACTAGTAAGCATCATTCAACTGATGAATCGGGAGGTCATTTTTGTAATGGTGAAATCCTTGATGACGATTGGACCTGAGGATGTACTTTTGGTAAAGGTAGCTTCAATGCATGATTATTCAGTAAGGAGAACTTTAGAGGTTATTGGGGTCAACTAGTCATCAATTGCATAATAATTGGAACACTCTTAGGTTTCTTAAAGGTGAAGGAAATATGTTATCTCTAACCCTAATTGTGTATTTGCTAATATGGTAAAAGTGTGTAATGTTGATTTGACCCACTTATTATATAGCCAAATTTTctaatatactaaaaaaaacaaaacattgcTTGAAAACTGAGATAAAAGgtagtttataaatatttacaacTCAATCTATTGAGACACTTTTTACAATGAACAAAATGGTGAGAACCCACACAAAATCTATATAAAGTAGAcaatatctttaaaaatatagagTTGCAAATTGAGCTCAAAATATTAACGTTAAAAAATGGCCTAAGCCAGACATGGGAGTTGACGTTCCTCTTAAACCTTGATTATGGGACTACAATACCGGcacataaaaaaattcacactATTTAGAAAACAAGAGTACTTTATAAACAGTCATACTCCTCAATCCACTAAAACACCTTTTACAAAAGACAAAACTAGGATGACTTAGAAATGCAATGCCACAAACAATACCTCATAAATCTAGTGTCGCTGACTTAAGGTGGAAATCAAGGTAtgaaacaataaaaagcatGATTAGATATGGCAAAAACTTTGTATATGTAAATATCAACATATATTGCAATTTGTCGTCCATTAATGAATATAAAGGTAGATTTAATTGTATTTGTACTCGCGAGTATCCATTCTCGTtagtaaattgataaaaatactaaattgtAATGTactttatttatgtattaatttattaatattttttggtgGAATTTTGTGATGAATTTTGTTTATGTGTTAATGTATTAGggtatatttttgttatatattaaaataaaagtaattttataattttaaatagtttaaaatttttttaaaaaatattgtgtatTTTGTTCTCTTTcgtgaaaaatgatttttgttcaAAAGCTaatcaaattagtttttattttttattttttatttttaattaacaaaaaagtcctttttaaaacaaaatgatttttgaaagaaaaaatccTTAAACATACATGATGAATTGTTATTACAAAAAGTGATTTTCTctccaaataatttaaaacaaacacATTCTTAACATTTATGTGCTAATACTTTTTTGTCTTGTCAAAAGAGGAGGAAActtatcatataaataacattttcttaaaaaaatgatattcgTAAATATCTATGAATGTTCGCTAATTAATATTCACATAAAAGATATCTACTTTGATATAAATAAGATACGGAAGCTTCTATGGTATATTTATAGATTAaagtattttgatatatttgtgctctaaatcaataaattaatattagatattatgaatcaaataaatatatatatatatatatatatatatatatatatatatattgacttttgtattttaaaataaattatttcataagaaaaaatatcatttcattGTTTACAagtattacattttttttttacattttatcgtaaaaaatattaaatatttactaTCATGAGTAataaaaattcaagaaaaaataagttttatttcgTTGGCATTTTTAATAGATgatatttagttattataataaaaaataatttatttaataaaattatttaactattaatttaagagtttaattcttgaatattatcaatttaaaaaatttaaattatctacATATCAAAACCATTCACATGAATTAATTTCAtggtaattataataaaaatcaaatatttttaataatataataattagaacaaattgttaaatatttttacacttacaatatataaattaaattcttaatttatatacCATAGAACTTCTCATAAGACATTGTATATATAATTTCCATTTAACGAAACGGGTAACCTTTGTGCCCCGTCTATACCATTGATGAATGTGAGGTTTATATGAACCACGAAGCAATGTGATGCATAACTCAAAGttaagataaaattatataaaaataaaaataaaaaggtagAGGGTAAGAGCGGATGATAAATCTTGGTAGCTGTCTTCGGATCAAAGAACACCTGAAAATGAAATCAATCTAGGTAACGATCTTATTTGGTTCCAAGATTCCATTTCGATATCTCCTAGATGGACACATGACCCACGTGTTCCATTTTTGTACCACACATTATCTTTAATTAGTACTCAATGTTACTATTATGAAAGTATTAGTTTTCAGCTCCATATTGAGAACCccaaaagagataaaaaaatatagcaaCAAAATCAGTGGCATCCATGTGCTTTAGCCAGCTTGGAATCCCTTAAAGAGTGTGAAATAAATTGGAACCAAAGGAGGAAGTAACGCCACATACCCACAACTCAACCTGCCACGTTTCGTACATTTGCTTAATTCtttaataacaattaattattttttaattagtaattaagggattaaaaattatttaaatcaagTAGCAGAAtctttgattaatatatttatacaacTCTCTCGAAGA
This region of Cicer arietinum cultivar CDC Frontier isolate Library 1 chromosome 8, Cicar.CDCFrontier_v2.0, whole genome shotgun sequence genomic DNA includes:
- the LOC101492053 gene encoding probable NAD(P)H dehydrogenase (quinone) FQR1-like 2; amino-acid sequence: MGKGRGCVPSKKRVPAVTEESPPITTTESDDSIQEPPSVLTDVKLKVFIVFYSMYGHVEGLAKRLKQGVDAVDGVEGVLYRVPETLSIEVLNQVKASPKDETIPVITPEELPAADGVLFGFPTRYGSMAAQMKAFFDSTGSLWQGQKLAGKPAGVFVSTGTQGGGQETTAWTAITQLAHQGMLFVPIGYTFGPGMFNMESIRGGSPYGAGTFAGDGTREPSETELALAEHQGKYMAAVVKRLAKS